One segment of Capnocytophaga sp. oral taxon 878 DNA contains the following:
- a CDS encoding 3-oxoacyl-ACP synthase: MTCRIEHHTIWLNDKVVFAEMDKEESFAVFAKNAFKALEIEYPKFFKMDNLSKLAFLGAEVLLGGVGAEARGDTALVFANRSASLDTDLRHRESIEGSEGYYPSPAVFVYTLPNICMGEISIRHGLHTEQSFFVLGSYEQAAPFLEGYAQQLIAQGVAPQVLTAWVELLGEEYVFVSKLVQ; encoded by the coding sequence GTTTTTGCTGAAATGGACAAGGAGGAGTCTTTTGCTGTTTTTGCTAAAAATGCTTTTAAAGCCTTGGAGATAGAGTATCCTAAATTCTTTAAAATGGATAATTTGAGTAAGCTTGCTTTTTTGGGGGCTGAGGTGTTGCTGGGAGGTGTAGGTGCTGAGGCAAGAGGTGATACTGCGTTGGTGTTTGCAAACCGAAGTGCGAGTTTGGACACTGACTTGAGGCACAGAGAGAGTATAGAGGGGAGTGAGGGGTATTACCCGAGTCCGGCGGTGTTTGTATATACATTGCCTAATATTTGTATGGGGGAGATAAGTATACGCCACGGGCTGCATACGGAGCAGAGCTTTTTTGTGTTGGGGAGTTATGAGCAGGCGGCTCCTTTTTTGGAGGGGTATGCCCAGCAGCTTATTGCACAGGGTGTTGCCCCACAGGTGCTTACGGCTTGGGTAGAGTTGCTTGGGGAGGAGTATGTGTTTGTGAGCAAATTGGTGCAGTAG